From one Colletotrichum destructivum chromosome 3, complete sequence genomic stretch:
- a CDS encoding Putative zn(2)Cys(6) fungal-type DNA-binding domain, fungal transcription factor translates to MTAPITQQQSAQAKDAAAAASVRKRRRRAPAGGAADDCFTCSKRSVKCDRRRPYCSQCLEIGNECSGYKTQLTWGVGVASRGKLRGLSLPIAKAPPVAGVAKKSPVRPRANSTATTGGWADTDNVSRRNKRDDAGFSPEHVVSTPTTPFPHSYDLLSMSHPEHTPSLTAGHWGGLPYTNSMPTDGPNYRKLGAHLGPIPISGAISSSLDSVSDADYMSPISHSYSRDDIPFLHSPNVMYDGYSTHGSPVPQSPISAILIDQRGAPTSCPSLVYAPSEHSSSLTSHMDNFESQLSQKLMRECDTLSVPEMDAYSNSCNSNSHVWTSPPPEDMSPHHSDHHQASAQWPTMFEPQAVHVNPDLIAKMPFFMDYYKNIMCPSMVFMDGPGNPYREHILHLASNSQSLQHAICALSACNLRMKRRLSLGQDTRELSEKLMAEKSTAESMADAQPEDQSLSEEYQHRNLAVHLLNQQLNDPAKSSHDSVLATILLLCHYRMVESGIAKFHTQFAGVKKILSIRRSQNLAPSRDSAWMEAIFTYFDAISASINDREAQLNSTFYGVMPDAQLLPPGAENLVGCDRELFKTISKLGRLNLLSQHRAVQNLVGGPGGRNVPSRSQSPLGSPLGHAYKGSIGGLHQQQQMGDAFNMPMRFDGNGFGSTLDDDEFASSSLCSSATYDDHRNNFWREWKEARVALQSWEFDSARVHASLPSPATPAQVRDLGSLSEAFRYAALLYTERLASPNVPSTHSNFQNLVSQVVYYATSLEAAGGQAEKFLLWPLFVAGSECVNGLQQNIVRSKCRDIMARSGYMNNLAALDVLERLWAGEWKDGEPRSPAAVKLEAMRRGPFNWTRCIGGPGVEVEWIMF, encoded by the exons ATGACTGCTCCTATAACCCAACAACAATCCGCTcaggccaaggacgccgccgccgctgcctcTGTGCGCAAGCGGAGGAGACGGGctcccgccggcggcgccgccgatgactGCTTCACTTGCTCCAAGAGAAGCGTCAAGTGTGACCGCAGACGACCTTATTGCTCGCAATGCCTTGAGATCGGCAACGAGTGCTCCGGATACAAGACCCAGCTGACCTGGGGAGTCGGTGTCGCCAGCAGAGGCAAGCTGCGCGGTCTGTCTCTTCCCATTGCGAAGGCGCCCCCGGTCGCCGGGGTTGCGAAGAAGTCGCCCGTACGTCCCCGCGCCAACTCGACAGCCACCACTGGAGGATGGGCCGACACCGACAACGTTTCTCGGAGAAATAAgcgcgacgatgccggctTCTCGCCAGAGCACGTCGTCTCGACGCCTACAACACCCTTTCCCCACAGCTACGACCTTCTCTCCATGTCACATCCCGAGCACacgccctccttgacggcTGGACACTGGGGCGGTCTCCCATATACGAACAGCATGCCTACGGATGGGCCCAACTACCGGAAGCTGGGTGCTCACCTGGGCCCCATTCCCATTTCGGGAGCTATATCTTCGTCGCTTGACTCGGTGAGCGACGCCGACTACATGTCGCCCATTAGCCACTCGTACTCGAGAGACGACATCCCATTTCTCCACAGCCCCAACGTAATGTATGACGGCTACAGCACCCACGGCTCGCCGGTACCACAAAGccccatctcggccatcctcATCGACCAGAGGGGGGCGCCTACGTCGTGCCCTAGCCTCGTGTACGCCCCGTCGGAACATAGTTCGAGCCTCACGTCGCACATGGACAACTTCGAAAGTCAGTTGAGTCAGAAACTGATGCGGGAGTGTGACACTCTGA GCGTTCCCGAGATGGATGCGTATAGCAACAGCTGCAACTCCAACAGCCATGTCTggacctcgccgcctcccgaAGACATGTCACCGCACCACTCGGACCACCACCAGGCTTCGGCCCAGTGGCCTACCATGTTCGAGCCGCAGGCCGTTCACGTCAACCCGGATCTCATCGCCAAGATGCCCTTCTTCATGGACTACTACAAGAACATCATGTGCCCGTCTATGGTCTTCATGGacgggcccggcaatccgTACAGGGAGCACATCCTCCACCTGGCCTCCAACAGCCAGAGCCTTCAGCACGCCATCTGCGCCCTGTCGGCCTGCAACCTGCGGATGAAGCGCCGGCTCAGCCTGGGCCAGGACACGCGCGAGCTCTCGGAGAAGCTCATGGCCGAGAAGTCGACAGCCGAGTCCATGGCTGACGCACAGCCCGAGGACCAGTCCCTCTCGGAGGAGTACCAGCACCGAAACCTCGCAGTCCACCTGCTCAACCAGCAGCTCAACGACCCGGCCAAGTCCAGCCACGACTCGGTCCTGGCGACCATCCTGCTACTTTGCCACTACCGCATGGTGGAATCTGGCATTGCAAAGTTCCACACACAGTTTGCCGGCGTCAAGAAGATCCTATCCATTCGGCGGTCGCAGAACCTTGCGCCCTCGCGCGACTCGGCGTGGATGGAAGCCATCTTTACCTACTTCgacgccatctcggccagcaTCAACGACCGCGAGGCCCAGCTCAACTCGACATTTTACGGCGTCATGCCGGACGCCCAGCTCCTGCCGCCCGGTGCAGAGAACCTCGTCGGCTGTGATCGCGAGCTCTTCAAGACTATCAGCAAGCTCGGCAGACTCAACCTGCTGTCCCAGCACCGCGCCGTCCAgaacctcgtcggcggtccGGGAGGGCGTAACGTCCCATCCCGTTCTCAGTCGCCACTCGGTTCGCCCCTGGGCCACGCCTACAAGGGGAGCATTGGCGGCCtgcatcagcagcagcagatgggCGACGCCTTCAACATGCCCATGCGGTtcgacggcaacggcttCGGCTcgaccctcgacgacgacgagttcgcctcgtcgtcgctgtgctcgtcggcgacataCGACGATCACCGCAACAACTTTTGGCGGGAGTGGAAGGAGGCGCGCGTGGCGCTCCAGAGCTGGGAGTTCGACTCGGCGCGTGTACACGCGTCGCTCCCGTCTCCCGCGACGCCTGCGCAGGTCCGTGACCTCGGGTCGCTGTCCGAGGCGTTCCGGTACGCGGCGCTGCTGTACACGGAGCGGCTGGCGTCGCCGAACGTGCCGTCGACTCACAGCAACTTCCAGAACCTCGTGTCGCAGGTCGTCTACTACGCCACgagcctcgaggccgcgggcGGCCAGGCCGAAAAGTTCTTACTGTGGCCGCTCTTCGTGGCGGGCAGCGAGTGCGTCAACGGGCTGCAGCAGAACATTGTGCGGAGCAAGTGCCGTGACATCATGGCACGCTCGGGGTACATGAACAACCTTGCGGCGCTCGACGTGCTCGAGCGCCTTTGGGCCGGCGAGTGGAAGGACGGCGAGCCCCGGAGCCCCGCGGCGGTCAAGCTCGAGGCGATGCGCCGGGGCCCGTTTAACTGGACCAGGTGCATCGGCGGGCCCGGTGTCGAGGTGGAGTGGATCATGTTCTAA
- a CDS encoding Putative EF-Hand 1, calcium-binding protein, whose protein sequence is MASSDILSQTLHTITSVKLKQLDKQKASYESGKRALLDDAAYETDHCKRAKLLVDGSEKLPAMNSLDDSSLVSVDNLRRFVQQADYDPCVSDDLLDGYEKAMRNELDVQSARYRYAELYGKLVNEWITAGKAADEPDGFVPVGREEMHRQRATWEQYVFRAKETDSNAIKSYLGQLFITSTKDIHRAFAELRGRISKFQAGWDKRTHFDETSLKNTIRGLLRTDILTDQKRTTLNDFLRNDVVLSEIADVLNMRMQTRQTWAWDGATVVEQRRQLNGRYRFYPDEDLLQAIFVYHVGKQWAVEMRDVLVSFVQAPGVDKDATKRIGKEELRRLRFFTGETTPVESSRSVVNQLSAHYRNEVFLDQLPSCVAEKRGGYGSDGERKADDTRNSHVAVVQNLLHLVQSEIILAKRLGHDITVIRSDLKWFGPSVPHSSIFAVLEFFGVDAEWIDLFRRILECPMRFAQDAPDAPAHIRRRGTPLSTPLADFVAETMLFCMDFAVNQRADGCRLYRLHDDMWLWGGLETCVRAWETMTEFVELAGLEFNEDKTGSARIVAGGGGGGGSPGGREASQQQRLPLPPPPPLAEGLPKGDVVWGFLKLDAASGRFLLDQAKIDVHIEELRLQLGACRSVFDWIQAWNIYGARFFRTNCARVANCFSRAHVDSMLATFHRIQARLFGEGGAGAHLKRLIGERFGIVDVPDGYLYFPVSLGGLGLENPFVHLYLIRDGVMADPNRIVDEFLAEEAAQYRLLKAAFENAETDTATTTTTTMQLALHHPWRAYDYNDLRNEPFMSFDEFSRHRRRTSTALGQALERLRTMPKARTVGLTGELEAALKTTPAGWYGLSDYERWVCALYGRDMIARFGSLTVVDKGVLPTGLLDMLRQSRFKWRG, encoded by the coding sequence ATGGCGTCCTCCGATATCTTGTCTCAGACGCTTCACACCATCACAAGCGTGAAGCTCAAACAACTGGACAAGCAGAAGGCCTCGTACGAGTCGGGGAAGCGAGCGCTCCTGGACGATGCGGCATATGAGACAGACCACTGCAAGCGCGCAAAGCTTTTGGTCGACGGCTCCGAGAAGCTCCCCGCCATGAACTCCCTGGACGACAGCTCGCTGGTCTCCGTCGACAACCTCCGGCGCTTCGTGCAGCAGGCCGACTACGACCCGTGTGTCTCGGACGACCTTCTCGACGGCTACGAGAAGGCGATGCGGAACGAGCTCGATGTCCAGTCCGCCAGGTACCGCTACGCTGAGCTGTACGGCAAGCTCGTGAACGAATGGATCACcgccggcaaggccgccgacgaaccGGACGGCTTTGTGCCCGTCGGCAGGGAGGAGATGCACCGGCAACGGGCGACCTGGGAGCAGTACGTGTTTCGGGCCAAGGAGACAGACAGCAATGCCATCAAGAGCTACCTGGGCCAGCTCTTCATCACATCGACCAAGGACATCCACCGCGCGTTCGCCGAGCTGAGGGGCCGCATCTCCAAGTTCCAGGCAGGCTGGGATAAGAGGACGCACTTTGACGAGACTTCCCTGAAGAACACGATTCGGGGCCTGCTGCGGACCGACATCCTCACGGAccagaagaggacgacgctCAACGACTTCCTCCGCAACGATGTCGTCCTGAGCGAGATCGCCGACGTCCTCAACATGCGCATGCAGACCCGCCAGACGTGGGCCTGGGATGGCGCCACTGTCGTGGAGCAGCGACGCCAGCTCAACGGCCGCTACCGCTTCTACCCGGACGAAGACCTCCTGCAGGCCATCTTCGTCTACCACGTCGGCAAGCAGTGGGCGGTCGAGATGCGCGACGTTCTCGTGTCCTTTGTCCAGGCCCCCGGGGTTGACAAGGACGCGACGAAGCGCATCGGCAAGGAGGAGCTCCGTCGGCTGCGGTTTTTCACTGGGGAAACGACCCCAGTCGAGAGCTCCCGATCGGTGGTGAACCAACTCTCCGCACACTACAGGAACGAGGTGTTTCTGGACCAGCTGCCCTCGTGTGtggcggagaagagggggggttACGGCTCGGACGGCGAGCGAAAGGCGGACGACACGCGCAATTCGCACGTGGCCGTAGTGCAGAACCTTCTGCACCTCGTGCAGTCCGAGATCATCCTGGCCAAGCGGCTGGGGCACGATATCACCGTTATCCGGTCGGACCTCAAGTGGTTCGGCCCCAGCGTGCCGCACTCGTCCATCTTCGCGGTGCTTGAGttcttcggcgtcgacgcaGAGTGGATCGACCTGTTCCGACGGATCCTCGAGTGTCCGATGCGCTTCGCCCAGGACGCGCCGGACGCGCCGGCGCATATCCGGCGCAGGGGCACGCCCCTGAGCACGCCGCTTGCCGATTTCGTGGCCGAGACGATGCTCTTCTGCATGGACTTCGCCGTCAACCAGCGGGCCGACGGGTGCCGCCTCTACCGGCTGCACGACGACATGTGGCTCTGGGGCGGGCTCGAGACGTGCGTGCGCGCGTGGGAGACGATGACCGAGTTCGTGGAGCTCGCAGGTCTCGAGTTCAACGAGGACAAGACGGGTAGCGCCAGGATCGtggcaggcggcggcggcggcggcggcagcccaGGGGGGCGTGAGGCGAGCCAGCAACAGCGTTTGCCgctgccaccaccgccgcccctgGCCGAGGGCTTGCCCAAGGGGGACGTCGTGTGGGGGTTCCtcaagctcgacgcggcgtcTGGGCGGTTCCTGCTGGACCAGGCCAAGATTGACGTGCACATTGAGGAGCTTCGGCTGCAGCTGGGGGCGTGCAGGAGCGTGTTCGACTGGATCCAGGCGTGGAACATCTACGGGGCGCGCTTCTTCCGGACCAACTGCGCGCGGGTGGCCAACTGCTTCTCGCGGGCGCACGTGGACAGCATGCTGGCGACGTTCCACCGCATCCAGGCCAGGCTGtttggcgagggcggggcGGGCGCGCACCTGAAGCGGCTGATCGGCGAGCGGTTCGGCATCGTGGACGTACCGGACGGCTACCTGTATTTCCCCGTGTcgctgggcgggctggggCTCGAGAACCCGTTCGTGCACCTGTACCTGAtccgcgacggcgtcatgGCAGACCCGAACCGAATCGTGGATGAGTtccttgccgaggaggcggcgcagtACCGACTGCTGAAGGCGGCGTTCGAGAACGCCGAAACCGatacggcgacgacgacgacgacgacaatgcAGCTCGCGCTCCACCACCCGTGGCGGGCGTACGACTACAACGACTTGCGGAACGAGCCATTCATGAGCTTCGATGAGTTCagccggcaccggcggcgcacgtcgacggcgctgggCCAGGCGCTCGAAAGGCTGCGGACGATGCCCAAGGCCAGGACGGTCGGGCTGACGGGCGAGCTGGAGGCGGCGCTCAAGACAACGCCGGCAGGCTGGTACGGCCTCAGCGACTACGAGCGGTGGGTGTGCGCGCTCTACGGCAGGGACATGATTGCGCGGTTCGGCAGCCTGACGGTGGTCGACAAGGGcgtgctgccgacgggcCTGCTGGACATGTTGAGGCAGAGCCGGTTCAAGTGGCGCGGCTGA
- a CDS encoding Putative major facilitator superfamily, MFS transporter superfamily, giving the protein MTDEEQPRRAAAEHTSETTPLLNGTTNGTTNGTIPGSAAANDDETTVVTETVSGTRLSLILGTSYFGVFLGAIDSTIIATLSGPISSEFKSLSLLSWLATAYLISNAACQPISGRLTDIFGRGPGLVFSNLFFAAGNLICGLATSQSAIIFGRVVAGVGGGGLMSISTFLGSDLIPLRQRGVYQGIGNIAYGSGAMLGGVFGGLINDHTAMGWRLAFLVQVPPVLLSAVLVAVLVKVPPKASDKSYLARIDFFGVFLTISFLVLLLLGLNAGGNLVPWSHPLPLTTIPLSIVAFVAFLVWETKVKQPIIPVRLLYNRTILAACLTNLLCTMVMMMAMFYVPLYLQVNGLSATQAGLRILTSPVGVSIMSLSAGYIMKRTGKYVVPGICALILFNTGIIILTQFNEETPAWVNYVVFFLVGGGYGAMLTITLLGCIAAVDHSQQAVITSATYLARSLGGTIGITIGSAVYQNVLRNRLWDRFRDYPDAAEIIRRIRDDLDELKNLPPGWKPGVVDSFMEAFGSVWYTMLGLSILALVFISLMRQHVLHSTLERR; this is encoded by the exons ATGACGGATGAAGAACAACCCCggcgagccgccgccgagcatACCTCGGAGACGACGCCTCTGCTCAATGGCACCACCAACGGCACCACCAACGGCACCATCCCCgggtccgccgccgccaacgatgACGAGACTACCGTCGTCACCGAGACCGTCTCCGGCACCCGCCTGTCCCTCATTCTGGGCACGTCGTACTttggcgtcttcctcggcgccattgacagcaccatcatcgccacccTCTCCGGCCCCATCTCGAGCGAGTTCAAGTCCCTGAGCCTCCTCAGCTGGCTCGCCACCGCCTACCTCATCTCCAATGCTGCTTGCCAGCCCATCTCCGGCCGCCTGACCGACATCTTCGGCCGCGGGCCCGGTCTCGTCTTCAGcaacctcttcttcgccgctGGCAACCTCATCTGCGGCCTCGCCACCTCCCAGTCCGCCATCATCttcggccgcgtcgtcgccggcgtgggcggcggcggcctcatgTCCATCTCCACTTTCCTCGGCTCCGACCTCATCCCCCTGCGCCAGAGGGGCGTCTACCAGGGCATCGGGAACATCGCCTACGGCTCCGGTGCcatgctcggcggcgtcttcggcggcCTCATCAACGACCACACCGCCATGGGCTGGAGGCTTgccttcctcgtccaggTGCCCCCCGTCCTGCtgtccgccgtcctcgtcgccgtcctcgtcaaggtGCCCCCCAAGGCCTCCGACAAGTCCTACCTGGCCCGCATCGACTTCTTCGGCGTCTTTCTGACCATCTCCTTCCTTGTtctgctgctcctcggcctcaacgccggcggcaacCTGGTCCCGTGGTCTCACCCTCTGCCCCTTACCACCATCCCCCTCTCCATCGTCGCCTTTGTCGCCTTCCTCGTTTGGGAGACCAAGGTCAAGCAGCCCATCATCCCCGTCCGCCTGCTCTATAACCGcaccatcctcgccgcctgccTGACCAACCTCCTGTGCACCATGGTCATGATGATGGCCATGTTCTACGTGCCGCTGTACCTCCAGGTCAACGGCCTCTCAGCCACCCAGGCCGGCCTCCGCATTCTGACCTCACCCGTCGGCGTCTCCATCATGTCCCTCAGCGCCGGCTACATCATGAAGCGCACCGGCAAGTACGTCGTCCCAGGCATATgcgccctcatcctcttcaaCACCGGCATTATCATCCTCACCCAGTTCAACGAGGAAACCCCGGCCTGGGTCAACTACGTCGTGTttttcctcgtcggcgggggCTACGGCGCCATGCTAACCATCACGCTGCTCGGTTGTatcgccgccgttgaccaTTCTCAACAGGCCGTCATAACTTCAGCGACAT ACTTGGCCCGGAGTCTCGGGGGCAccatcggcatcaccatcGGCTCCGCCGTTTACCAGAACGTGTTGCGGAACAGGCTCTGGGACCGGTTTAGGGACTACCCCGATGCCGCTGAGATCATCCGCCGCATCAgggacgacctcgacgagctgaAGAACCTGCCGCCCGGGTGGAAGCCCGGCGTGGTAGACTCCTTCATGGAGGCTTTTGGTAGCGTTTGGTACACCATGCTCGGCCTGtccatcctcgccctcgtcttcatctcctTGATGAGGCAGCACGTGCTGCACTCGACCCTGGAGAGACGGTGA
- a CDS encoding Putative AMP-dependent synthetase/ligase domain, ANL domain-containing protein, whose translation MGFFDNLMLQMDEGVSGLFGQWNAYTTALVTLLVAIVSYRVVSSQDPDTHPMLLARQAQGSPVRQPGESPVYRSHSAPHGMPLNTGLNVKDAGASKWTRGRDGDLRDIWRRAATGASEDEGKSSAGKGRLLTVLGSENVVEHQLDDITRQINLIGRHIHEQGGIRIAIYLPNSIELLVALFACSFYPNLTAILIPFDVSDEELIMMLRRSAADTVVTAPGAFPFDPVVKAYPALRQVIWVVDEGSAHMDWNEVPQGMGGSVNVATWQEILREAPAEAAKELPPVDKKTEAKDVISFWQSTPGTMEEMVRFTQSNLVSGVAAQLAAVPSTQRLGPSDLFLPADSLTNIHTLILTLAALYSNASVALNSVAGKSTDLVLATQGVAPTVLVLTPETLLKTHRESTSRSSSALAKVAHWAQSRSLTENGVMPVASIAARFNSASRPAIGTAPGKLRLIYVADRVGAGSPPLSSRVLSDIRVFTGARVIYALTAPKVAGAVAQTGYYDYRVHDDEQSHFGPPLTSTEILLRDTEKHKNADQSYQGEIIVRGPCVAGNEASIKVAGKIRDDNTLAYA comes from the exons atgggcttcttcgacaacCTCATGCTCCAGATGGACGAGGGCGTTTCGGGCCTGTTCGGACAATGGAACGCATACACCACTGCCCTCGTCACCCTCCTTGTCGCTATTGTTTCCTACCGAGTCGTTTCTAGCCAGGATCCCGATACCCATCCCATGCTTCTTGCGCGCCAGGCTCAAGGCTCGCCCGTTCGACAACCAGGAGAATCCCCCGTCTACCGGTCCCACTCTGCCCCCCATGGCATGCCTTTGAACACGGGGCTCAACGTCAAGGACGCTGGCGCTTCCAAATGGACGAGAGGACGCGATGGAGATCTTCGGGATATttggagaagggcggcgaccGGCGCctccgaagacgagggcaAGTCGTCTGCGGGCAAGGGCCGGCTGTTGACCGTCCTGGGCTCCGAGaacgtcgtcgagcaccAGCTCG ACGACATCACCCGCCAGATCAACCTCATCGGCCGACACATCCACGAGCAGGGAGGCATCCGCATTGCCATCTACCTGCCCAACTCCATTGAGTTGTTGGTTGCACTATTCGCCTGCAGTTTTTATCCCAACCTCACAGCCATTCTGATCCCTTTTGATGTCTCGGACGAAGAGCTCATCATGATGCTGCGTCGTTCTGCTGCGGATACCGTCGTCACCGCTCCCGGCGCATTCCCCTTCGACCCGGTAGTCAAGGCATACCCCGCCCTCCGTCAGGTTATCTGGGTTGTGGACGAGGGCAGTGCTCATATGGACTGGAACGAAGTTCCCCAAGGCATGGGAGGCAGCGTTAATGTCGCGACTTGGCAGGAGATCCTTCGCGAGGCCCCTGCGGAAGCCGCCAAGGAATTGCCCcccgtcgacaagaagaccGAGGCGAAGGATGTCATCAGCTTCTGGCAGTCAACGCCCGGAACCATGGAAGAGATGGTGCGCTTTACCCAGTCCAACCTGGTATCCGGAGTGGCTGCCCAGCTCGCTGCAGTTCCGTCGACACAACGTCTTGGCCCCTCTGACCTCTTCTTGCCGGCCGACTCCTTGACAAACATCCACACACTCATCCTGACGTTGGCTGCTTTGTATTCCAACGCCTCCGTCGCCTTGAACTCCGTCGCTGGGAAATCTACCGACCTGGTCCTTGCCACCCAGGGCGTTGCTCCCACAGTGTTGGTTTTGACCCCCGAGACCCTGCTGAAGACGCACCGGGAGTCAACCAGCCGCTCGTCCTCTGCGTTGGCTAAGGTTGCTCACTGGGCGCAGTCTCGTAGTCTCACGGAAAACGGTGTCATGCCCGTCGCCTCTATCGCTGCGCGTTTCAACAGCGCATCTCGACCCGCCATCGGCACTGCCCCTGGGAAACTGCGCCTGATCTACGTGGCAGACAGAGTCGGGGCTggatcgccgccgctgtcatCCCGCGTCCTCTCTGACATTCGCGTCTTTACCGGCGCTAGGGTTATCTACGCCCTTACTGCCCCCAAGGTTGCAGGCGCTGTCGCCCAGACTGGCTACTACGACTACAGAGTCCACGATGATGAGCAGTCACACTTTGGCCCGCCCCTGACGAGCACCGAGATACTCCTGAGAGACACCGAGAAACACAAGAACGCCGATCAATCGTATCAGGGAGAG ATTATCGTCCGAGGTCCCTGTGTCGCGGGCAACGAAGCTAGCATCAAAGTTGCAGGCAAGATTCGGGACGACAACACCTTGGCGTACGCATGA
- a CDS encoding Putative nuclear pore complex component produces the protein MSSSGGRAAITTPVRSTPQKSTPIVDSPGTWRHPRLNEITRRRNATTFSEKNVRRIALNIGFLLSLWLSQILTKSYIPAQWLSAPLRSYLGWAYYLVQLFPLANIGMAMLPLFRSEDDLSDIPLTPAQRKLLGLPPSSTAATPDAVYSTPPRYSRTPSLAGSPASNRSFSGSPLSGRGSPALGSSLNGQSYSPSPLNNSPSKFSASLNSNRRSSFGSSTNLGASTSSSLFPDPGTPSPSAGKRTSVGLNNKWLYERGRRSSGSNWMH, from the exons ATGTCGTCGTCAGGGGGCCGAGCGGCTATCACCACTCCCGTCAGATCGACGCCACAGAAGTCCACCCCCATCGTCGACAGCCCGGGCACTTGGAGACACCCGCGCCTCAATGAGATCACAAGGCGGCGCAATGCAACAACCTTCTCCGAGAAGAACGTGAGAAGGATTGCCTTGAACATTGGATTTCTTCTCAGCCTCTGGCTTTCTCAGATTCTCACCAAATCGTACATCCCCGCACAGTG GCTCAGCGCTCCCCTACGATCCTATCTAGGCTGGGCGTACTATTTGGTCCAGCTCTTTCCGCTCGCCAACATTGGCATGGCCATGCTGCCACTCTTCCGATCCGAGGACGACCTGTCGGATATTCCTCTGACCCCCGCGCAGCgcaagcttctcggcctgccgcccagctcgacggcAGCGACTCCTGATGCCGTCTACAGCACACCGCCACGCTACTCGCGCACTCCGTCTTTGGCGGGCTCACCTGCGAGCAACAGAAGCTTCTCTGGATCCCCGCTGTCCGGCAGGGGCAGCCCGGCTCTCGGGAGCTCCTTGAACGGGCAGTCGTACTCCCCCTCTCCACTCAACAACAGCCCATCCAAGTTCTCGGCAAGCCTCAACAGCAACCGGCGATCATCCTTTGGCTCTTCGACAAACTTGGGGGCAAGCACGAgttcttccctcttcccgGACCCAGGCACGCCGAGCCCTTCAGCTGGAAAACGCACCAGCGTCGGCTTGAACAACAAGTGGCTTTACGAAAGGGGCAGGCGGTCGTCAGGCAGCAACTGGATGCATTGA